The Coffea arabica cultivar ET-39 chromosome 3c, Coffea Arabica ET-39 HiFi, whole genome shotgun sequence genome contains a region encoding:
- the LOC113734279 gene encoding serine/threonine-protein phosphatase PP1 isoform X2, which translates to MDALAVDDIINRLLEVRGRPGKQVQLSESEIRHLCLRSKEIFMAQPNLLELAAPIKICGDIHGQYSDLLRLFQYGGLPPKSNYLFLGDYVDRGKQSLETICLLLAFKIKHPDNFFLLRGNHECASVNRVYGFYDECKRRFNVRLWKVFTECFNCLPVAALIDDKILCMHGGLSPDLHDVDQILELQRPTDVPESGLLCDLLWSDPSKDVKGWGMNDRGVSYTFGHDKVLEFLEKNDLDLICRAHQVVEDGYEFFADRQLVTIFSAPNYCGEFDNAGAMMSVDETLMCSFQILKPAEKKSKFGFGSTRRTKTGNLHAKTKSFLGKVG; encoded by the exons ATGGATGCTTTGGCTGTTGATGATATAATTAACCGTTTGCTTGAGGTTAGAGGAAGGCCAGGGAAACAAGTGCAGCTTTCGGAATCAGAAATTAGACATCTTTGTTTAAGGTCGAAGGAAATCTTTATGGCACAGCCTAATCTCCTTGAGCTTGCAGCTCCAATCAAGATCTGTG GGGATATTCATGGTCAGTATTCTGATCTACTTAGGCTTTTCCAGTATGGTGGATTGCCCCCGAAGTCCAATTACTTGTTCTTGGGGGATTATGTGGATCGAGGAAAACAAAGTCTTGAAACAATATGTCTTCTACTTGCATTCAAGATCAAGCATCCTGACAACTTCTTCCTTCTGAGGGGCAACCATGAATGTGCCTCTGTTAATCGTGTATATGGGTTCTACGATGAGTGCAAACGAAGATTCAACGTCAGACTGTGGAAAGTATTCACAGAATGTTTTAATTGCTTGCCTGTAGCAGCTTTGATAGATGACAAGATATTGTGCATGCATGGAGGACTTTCTCCGGACCTGCATGATGTGGATCAAATTTTAGAACTACAGCGTCCAACTGATGTTCCAGAGAGTGGCTTGCTTTGTGATCTCCTATGGTCAGATCCAAGTAAGGATGTTAAAGGATGGGGGATGAATGATAGGGGAGTGTCATATACCTTTGGCCATGATAAGGTGTTAGAATTTCTTGAGAAGAATGATCTGGATCTTATCTGCCGGGCTCACCAG GTTGTGGAAGATGGATATGAGTTTTTCGCTGATAGACAACTTGTAACAATATTCTCTGCCCCTAACTACTGTGGAGAATTTGACAATGCTGGTGCAATGATGAGCGTCGATGAGACTTTGATGTGCTCTTTCCAAATACTAAAGCCTGCTGAGAAgaagtcaaaatttggttttgggAGCACCAGAAGAACTAAAACTGGAAACCTTCATGCAAAGACAAAG TCATTTCTTGGTAAAGTAGGATGA
- the LOC113734279 gene encoding serine/threonine-protein phosphatase PP1 isoform X1 → MDALAVDDIINRLLEVRGRPGKQVQLSESEIRHLCLRSKEIFMAQPNLLELAAPIKICGDIHGQYSDLLRLFQYGGLPPKSNYLFLGDYVDRGKQSLETICLLLAFKIKHPDNFFLLRGNHECASVNRVYGFYDECKRRFNVRLWKVFTECFNCLPVAALIDDKILCMHGGLSPDLHDVDQILELQRPTDVPESGLLCDLLWSDPSKDVKGWGMNDRGVSYTFGHDKVLEFLEKNDLDLICRAHQVVEDGYEFFADRQLVTIFSAPNYCGEFDNAGAMMSVDETLMCSFQILKPAEKKSKFGFGSTRRTKTGNLHAKTKLQKEFLKYLLITSVPYKA, encoded by the exons ATGGATGCTTTGGCTGTTGATGATATAATTAACCGTTTGCTTGAGGTTAGAGGAAGGCCAGGGAAACAAGTGCAGCTTTCGGAATCAGAAATTAGACATCTTTGTTTAAGGTCGAAGGAAATCTTTATGGCACAGCCTAATCTCCTTGAGCTTGCAGCTCCAATCAAGATCTGTG GGGATATTCATGGTCAGTATTCTGATCTACTTAGGCTTTTCCAGTATGGTGGATTGCCCCCGAAGTCCAATTACTTGTTCTTGGGGGATTATGTGGATCGAGGAAAACAAAGTCTTGAAACAATATGTCTTCTACTTGCATTCAAGATCAAGCATCCTGACAACTTCTTCCTTCTGAGGGGCAACCATGAATGTGCCTCTGTTAATCGTGTATATGGGTTCTACGATGAGTGCAAACGAAGATTCAACGTCAGACTGTGGAAAGTATTCACAGAATGTTTTAATTGCTTGCCTGTAGCAGCTTTGATAGATGACAAGATATTGTGCATGCATGGAGGACTTTCTCCGGACCTGCATGATGTGGATCAAATTTTAGAACTACAGCGTCCAACTGATGTTCCAGAGAGTGGCTTGCTTTGTGATCTCCTATGGTCAGATCCAAGTAAGGATGTTAAAGGATGGGGGATGAATGATAGGGGAGTGTCATATACCTTTGGCCATGATAAGGTGTTAGAATTTCTTGAGAAGAATGATCTGGATCTTATCTGCCGGGCTCACCAG GTTGTGGAAGATGGATATGAGTTTTTCGCTGATAGACAACTTGTAACAATATTCTCTGCCCCTAACTACTGTGGAGAATTTGACAATGCTGGTGCAATGATGAGCGTCGATGAGACTTTGATGTGCTCTTTCCAAATACTAAAGCCTGCTGAGAAgaagtcaaaatttggttttgggAGCACCAGAAGAACTAAAACTGGAAACCTTCATGCAAAGACAAAG CTGCAGAAGGAATTCCTTAAATACTTGCTGATTACATCTGTGCCATACAAAGCATGA
- the LOC113734282 gene encoding low affinity inorganic phosphate transporter 1-like, with protein MARGQQLEVLNALDVAKTQLYHFTAIVVAGMGFFTDAYDLFSISLCTKLLGRIYYFHPDSKKPGSLPPGASSAVTGVALVGTLVGQLFFGWLGDKMGRKKVYGITLVLMVVSSLASGLSFGNRPQGVIATLCFFRFWLGFGIGGDYPLSATIMSEYANKRTRGSFISAVFAMQGFGILTSGIVAIIVSASFNHAYPAPTYEEDRAASTISQADYMWRIILMFGAVPAGLTYYWRMKMPETARYTALVARNAQKAAKDMARVLNVELDPEVEKVEKLTERSSNSFGLFSRQFVRRHGLHLLGTTSTWFLLDIAFYSQNLFQKDVLTGIGWIPPAATMSAGEELFKIARAQTLIALCSTVPGYWFTVALIDVIGRFAIQLMGFFFMTVFMLALAIPYNHWTKKAHRIGFVVMYSLTFFFSNFGPNATTFVVPAEIFPARLRSTCHGISAAAGKAGAIVGAFGFLYASQSKDPNKTDPGYPTGIGMKNSLIVLACVNALGMLFTFLVPEPKGKSLEELSGENEDENNDEDAKTTSNRTAPV; from the coding sequence ATGGCTAGGGGACAGCAACTGGAAGTGCTTAATGCACTTGATGTTGCCAAGACACAGCTTTACCATTTCACAGCAATTGTAGTTGCTGGAATGGGCTTCTTCACTGATGCATATGATCTTTTCAGTATTTCCCTGTGTACTAAGCTGCTGGGACGCATTTACTACTTCCACCCAGACTCCAAAAAGCCCGGAAGTTTACCTCCCGGCGCCTCATCAGCTGTCACTGGTGTTGCCTTGGTGGGTACCTTGGTTGGCCAACTATTCTTTGGTTGGCTTGGCGACAAAATGGGCCGGAAAAAAGTTTATGGTATAACCTTAGTTCTTATGGTTGTCTCTTCCCTTGCCTCAGGGCTTTCCTTTGGAAACAGACCGCAGGGTGTGATTGCCACACTTTGCTTCTTCAGGTTTTGGCTTGGCTTTGGGATTGGAGGAGATTATCCACTTTCAGCAACAATTATGTCTGAATATGCCAACAAGAGGACTCGCGGTTCATTCATTTCTGCAGTTTTTGCTATGCAGGGATTCGGAATATTAACAAGTGGAATTGTGGCTATTATAGTCTCAGCTTCTTTCAATCATGCATATCCTGCACCAACTTATGAAGAAGATAGAGCAGCATCAACAATATCACAAGCTGACTATATGTGGCGCATTATTCTGATGTTTGGAGCTGTACCAGCTGGTCTTACCTACTACTGGCGAATGAAGATGCCTGAAACTGCTCGTTACACGGCCCTTGTAGCCAGGAATGCTCAGAAGGCAGCTAAAGATATGGCTAGGGTGTTAAATGTTGAACTTGACCCTGAAGTGGAAAAGGTGGAGAAACTCACTGAGAGATCATCCAACAGCTTTGGATTGTTTTCTAGACAATTTGTTCGTCGCCATGGCCTTCATTTATTGGGAACTACTTCAACATGGTTTTTACTTGATATTGCATTTTACAGCCAAAATCTTTTCCAGAAggatgttttgactggaattggatGGATCCCACCAGCTGCAACAATGAGTGCAGGGGAGGAGCTCTTCAAAATTGCCAGGGCACAAACTCTGATTGCTCTATGCAGTACTGTCCCAGGATATTGGTTTACGGTGGCTCTTATTGACGTCATAGGAAGATTTGCAATTCAACTGATGGGCTTCTTCTTCATGACTGTTTTCATGTTAGCTTTAGCAATTCCATACAATCACTGGACTAAGAAGGCTCACCGTATTGGCTTTGTGGTTATGTACTCGTTGACATTCTTCTTCTCAAACTTTGGGCCTAATGCTACCACATTTGTTGTGCCGGCTGAAATCTTCCCAGCTAGACTGAGGTCGACGTGCCATGGCATATCTGCAGCTGCAGGAAAGGCAGGAGCAATAGTTGGGGCATTCGGATTCTTGTATGCTTCCCAAAGCAAAGATCCAAACAAAACTGATCCTGGCTACCCAACAGGTATTGGTATGAAGAATTCACTAATTGTTCTTGCCTGCGTTAATGCACTAGGGATGCTCTTCACTTTCTTAGTGCCAGAACCTAAAGGAAAATCACTCGAGGAGTTGTCAGGTGAAAATGAGGATGAGAATAATGATGAGGACGCCAAGACTACTTCAAACAGGACTGCTCCTGTTTAA